TTAATGTCACAAAGTTTATTTCTACACCTTCTTCAAGAAAAATATTTTCTTTGTTGATACAATTAACAGTATCAGGTATAGGCTCAGATTTTCTGCCACTAGTTACGAGATTAAAATCACTTTGAATAGCTTTTTCATTTAATGAAAAAATATCACTTACACATTTTACCTGAAGTAATTCTTCATCATAGATAATGGCTTCATAAGCTTCAAAATCAACTTCTTCTTGAGTTTCAGTTGTAAAAAAGGCAACAATTTCGTCATTATAATAGATTGCTTGATTCTCATGTAAAGTTTGTACCATTTCAACCAATTGTTCGGTAGGTAAAAATGAGGCATTTAACATTACATTTGTTTCCATTTCAACCATTGGATATTTTTCTTCTAAATATTCTTCAGTTAATGTGGTAGTTGTTAAACCCAAATATTTTTCCCATTTTTCTCTTATGGTTAAAATACCAATTCTAATATCAGCAACGGGTCGCGTATAGGTAAACGGCAGTAAATTGTTGCGTACATTTCCGTCAAATAAGATATAGTTCATTGAATTCTATTATTTTGCAATAATAGAACTATTTAATAAATATATTATTGTTAAGGTAAAATAATATGTTAGTAAGATTACTTATATTTGAAGAACTGACTTAAATTCTTTGCATTAAAGCAAAATATTTAAGTCAGTTTAATGAAAATCAACCATCACATATGCAAATAAAAAAATCACCTAAAGAGTTTGATGTCATTATAGTAGGGTCTGGTGCCGGAGGAGGAATGGCGACCAAAATACTATCAGAAGCAGGTCTTAATATAGCCGTTGTTGAGGCAGGTCCTCATTTTGATCCAGCGGATGCAGAACAAAAGAACCAATTAAAATGGCCCTATGAATCACCCCGAAGAGGAGCAGGTTCTACGAGAGCTTTTGGTGAATTTGATGCTGCTTATGGAGGGTGGAATATAGAAGGAGAACCCTACACTAAAAAAAACGGAACTGAATTTGAATGGTTTCGATCTAGAATGTTAGGAGGGAGAACCAATCACTGGGGGAGAATATCCTTACGTTTCGGTCCTTTAGATTTTAAAAGAAGAAGTCATGATGGGTTAGGTGATGATTGGCCTATTTCTTATGAAGATGTGAAACCTTATTATGACAAGGTAGATAAATTAATAGGTGTATTTGGTAGCAAGGAAGGTATTGCAAATGAGCCAGATGGGTTCTTTTTACCAGCACCGAAACCTAGATTACATGAAATGTATTATAAAAAGGGTGCCGAAAAAATGGGTATTCCTGTTATTCCGTCAAGACTTTCGATACTTACCAAGAAAATAAATGAAGATAGAGGAATCTGTTTTTACTGCAACCAATGTAGCCGATCTTGTAGTGTCTATGCCGATTTTTCATCAGGATCATGTCTTATATTTCCTGCTCAGAAATCTGGTGGACAAATAACGTTGTTTACGGATGCTATGGTTAGAGAAGTAGTTACAAATGATAGTGGTAAAGCTACGGGGGTCATTTATATCGATAAAAAAGATAGAAAGGAATATCAGCTTAATGCTAAAATAGTTGTTTTAGCAGCTTCTGCATGTAGTACAGCAAGAATTTTATTGAATTCAAAAAGTAAAACTCATCAAAATGGTTTAGGTAATAGTAGCGGAATGGTTGGTAAATATCTTCATGATTCTACAGGGGCTGACCGTGTCGGCTTTGTGCCAGAATTAATGAATCGTAAAATATATAATGAAGATGGCGTAGGTGGTATGCATGTATATTCACCTTGGTGGGGTAATGACAAAAAGTTAGATTTTCCGAGAGGCTATCATGTTGAAGTTTGGGGAGGTTTAGGTATGCCGTCATATGGATTTGGTTTTAACGCCAACAATCTTAACGAATATATTGGAGGAGAAATAGGTGGTTATGGCAATGCTTTACGCGATGATGTTAAACGTTTTTACGGCTCTATTGTAGGTATGGCGGGTAGAGGAGAATGTATTGCAAGAGAAGATAATTATTGTGAAATTGATCCTGACATGGTAGATGAATGGGGTATACCCGTTTTACGATTTAATTATACTTGGTCGCAACACGAAAAGTTACAGGCCAAACATATGGTTGAAACTTTTGATGAGATTATAGATGGAATGGGAGGAAAAGTGATTAGTGGAGAAAGACCTGGTGCAGATAGAGATTATGGCTTATTAAAACCTGGTCAAATTATTCATGAAGTAGGCACAACCCGTATGGGGAATGATCCTAAAAAATCAGTGACCAATAAATATATGCAATTGCATGATGTTGATAATGTTTTTATAGTTGATGGCGGACCATTTGTTTCACAGGCAGATAAAAATCCAACATGGACTATCTTAGCCTTATCATGGAGAACATGCGATTATATAGTTGATCAATTAAATAAACAAAACATATAGTATGATGAACAGAAGAGATACGATTAAGTCGTTATTATTAGGTTCTGTTGCTGTAGGATTAACAGTACAAGGCTGTGCTCCTAAAGCTGATAGTGCAACAACTGTATTGCCTGAAGCGGAGAATACACCTTTTTACGGACGTACTCCAGAAGAGAAAGCTAGAGATAAAAGGCTTCATGAAGAAGTATTTTTTAATGAGCATGAGTTAGAAACTATCGCTGTTATTTGTGATATCATTTTGCCAAAGAATGATGATTTTGGATCAGCAACAGATGCAAAAGTTCCTGAATTTATAGAGTTTATTATGAAAGACATGCCCTACCAACAAGTACCTATACGTGGTGGTATCATGTGGTTAGATAACTATAGTAATAAAAATAATGGAAAGGAATTCAAACGGTGTTCAACTGAGGAGCAATTAGTCATTTGCGATTTAATTGCCTATCCCAAAAAAACAAAGCCAGAACATAAACAAGGAGAGAAATTCTTTACCAGTATGCGGAATTTAACCCTAACAGGATACTATACTACTGAAATGGGAATAAAAGACTTAGGGTATAAAGGAAATACGCCAAATGTTTGGGATGGTGTACCTGAGGATGTGTTAA
The nucleotide sequence above comes from Aureibaculum algae. Encoded proteins:
- a CDS encoding GMC family oxidoreductase; the protein is MQIKKSPKEFDVIIVGSGAGGGMATKILSEAGLNIAVVEAGPHFDPADAEQKNQLKWPYESPRRGAGSTRAFGEFDAAYGGWNIEGEPYTKKNGTEFEWFRSRMLGGRTNHWGRISLRFGPLDFKRRSHDGLGDDWPISYEDVKPYYDKVDKLIGVFGSKEGIANEPDGFFLPAPKPRLHEMYYKKGAEKMGIPVIPSRLSILTKKINEDRGICFYCNQCSRSCSVYADFSSGSCLIFPAQKSGGQITLFTDAMVREVVTNDSGKATGVIYIDKKDRKEYQLNAKIVVLAASACSTARILLNSKSKTHQNGLGNSSGMVGKYLHDSTGADRVGFVPELMNRKIYNEDGVGGMHVYSPWWGNDKKLDFPRGYHVEVWGGLGMPSYGFGFNANNLNEYIGGEIGGYGNALRDDVKRFYGSIVGMAGRGECIAREDNYCEIDPDMVDEWGIPVLRFNYTWSQHEKLQAKHMVETFDEIIDGMGGKVISGERPGADRDYGLLKPGQIIHEVGTTRMGNDPKKSVTNKYMQLHDVDNVFIVDGGPFVSQADKNPTWTILALSWRTCDYIVDQLNKQNI
- a CDS encoding gluconate 2-dehydrogenase subunit 3 family protein — protein: MMNRRDTIKSLLLGSVAVGLTVQGCAPKADSATTVLPEAENTPFYGRTPEEKARDKRLHEEVFFNEHELETIAVICDIILPKNDDFGSATDAKVPEFIEFIMKDMPYQQVPIRGGIMWLDNYSNKNNGKEFKRCSTEEQLVICDLIAYPKKTKPEHKQGEKFFTSMRNLTLTGYYTTEMGIKDLGYKGNTPNVWDGVPEDVLKAHGFEYDAEWLAKCVDQSKRGELAKWDADGNLIS